The DNA region ATGGTCGTGGTGTTGCCCGATACCACCGAGCAGGTCTCACGGGTCCTGAAATATTGCCAGGCGCAGGGCATCAAGGTGGTGCCGCGCGGCTCCGGCACCTCGCTGTCCGGCGGCGCGCTGCCGCTCGCCGATGGCGTGCTGCTGGGTCTCGGCAAATTCAAGCGCATCCGCGAGATCGATTTCGACAACCGCGTCGTCGTCACCGAGCCCGGCGTCACCAATCTGGCGATCAGCCAGGCGGTGGCCCATGCCGGCTTCTATTACGCGCCCGACCCGTCGTCGCAGATCGCCTGCTCGATCGGCGGCAATGTCGCGGAAAATTCCGGCGGCGTGCACTGCCTGAAATACGGAATGACCACCAACAACGTGCTCGGCTGCGAGATCGTGCTGATGAACGGCGAGATCCTGCGCGTCGGCGGCAAGTCGGCGGAGAATTGCGGCTACGACCTGATGGGCATCATCACCGGCTCGGAAGGGCTGCTCGGCGTCATCACCGAGATCACGGTCCGCATCCTGCAGAAGCCGGAGACGGCGCGCGCGCTGATGGTCGGCTTTGCGCAAGTCGAAGCCGCCGGCGAATGCGTTGCCGCCATCATCGGCGCCGGCATCATCCCGGGCGGCATGGAGATGATGGACAAGCCCGCGATTCACGCCGCCGAGGCCTTCGTCCATGCCGGCTATCCGCTCGATGTCGAGGCGCTGCTGATCATCGAGCTCGACGGCCCCTCGGTCGAGGTCGATGAATTGATCAAGCGGGTCGAGGCGATCGCGCAAGGCTGCGGCTCGACCTCCTGCCAGATCTCAACCTCGGAGGCCGAGCGCAACCTGTTCTGGGCCGGCCGCAAGGCGGCCTTCCCCGCGGTCGGGCGGATCTCGCCGGACTATCTCTGCATGGACGGCACGATCCCGCGCGGCGCGCTGCCAAAGGCGCTGGCGCGGATCCGCGAGTTGTCGGAAAAATACGGCCTCGGCGTCGCCAACGTGTTCCACGCCGGCGACGGCAATCTGCATCCGCTGATCCTCTATGACGCCAACAAGCCCGGCGAGATCGAGAAGGCCGAAGCGTTCGGCGCCGATATCCTGCGCTGCTGTGTCGAGCTCGGCGGCGTGCTCACCGGCGAGCACGGCGTCGGCATCGAGAAGCGCGATCTGATGGGCGAGATGTTCACCGAGATCGACCTCAACCAGCAGCAGCGCCTGAAATGCGCCTTCGACGCGAAGGGCCTGCTCAATCCCGGCAAGGTGTTTCCGACCCTGCACCGCTGCGCCGAGCTCGGCCGCGTGCACGTGCATGCCGGCAGGCTGGCGTTTCCGGAGATCCCGCGGTTCTAGAGCATTTCGGTTCTGATTGAATCAGAACCGAAGCTCTAGCTTTTTGTTTTGACGCGTTTTCTTCACGCGAACCGGTATCCACTTCGCTCGAAAACGCTCTAACGAACCGCTAAAATTCGACCGAAGACCGAAGCCCGCGGATAACCTTAACCGGCGCTTACCTGTGGCCGCCGGCGCGTCGCCATGCACCGTTTACACGCCCTTAGCGCCTTCTTCCGTATTTTCCGGCGATGCAGGCGTCACCCCGACCTTCACCCATGTTCAGCCTGGCCGACCAGCTGGCGCTGTCGCGCAATCGGCCGGCGGGGTTCGACTACATGCGGATCGCGCTCGCGGCGGCGATCGTCTGCCTGCACAGCCTCAACGTCACGGTCGGCTTCACCCGGACGCTGGAGATCCTGAGCTCGGCGCGCATCGGCGTCGCCATGATCCTGGCGCTGTTCTTCGCGCTGAGCGGCTTTCTGGTGACGGGCAGCCTCTTGCGGTGCAGGAGCCTGATCTCGTTCCTCGGCTTGCGCCTGCTGCGCATCGGGCCGGCGCTTGCGGTGGAGACGACGCTGTCCGCCATCGTCATCGGCCCGCTGTTCACCGAATTGCCGCTGGCGCAATACTTTGCGGACCCGAAATTCGCGCACTACTTTCGCAATATCGTCGGCGACATCCACTATCAGCTGCCCGGCGTCTTCCTGCACAATCCGATGGCCGACGTCGTGAATGCCCAGCTCTGGACGGTGCCGTATGAGCTGTGGTGCTACATCATCCTGGCGGCTCTTGCCGCCGCCACCATCTGCTTCAGCAGGGCTCTGTATCTCGCCTTCCTGGGCTGCGCGCAGGTCGGGCTCGTCGCTTACGCGCTTCTTTATCCCAGCGAGCCCTCGATCCAGCTCGCGCCGCATTTGCTGGTGTTCTGCTTCCTCGCCGGCGTCGGCTTCCATCTCTGGCGCGACAAGACGCCGTTCAACCGCACCACATTCCTGTTTGCGCTGGTGGTTTGCGCCGCCTGCCTGACGATGCGGTCCATCGAGGTGCTGGCTCCGGTGCCGGCCGCCTATGTCGCGTGCTATCTCGGCGCGCTGAACCCGCGGCGGAGCTGGATCGTGTCGTCCGGCGACTACTCCTACGGCATCTTCCTCTATGGCTTCGCGATCCAGCAATGCGTCGCCGCGTTCGGCACGCCGGTTCGGCACTGGTATCTGAACATCCTGATCAGCCTGCCGATCTGCTTCTGCGTCGCCTTCGCATCCTGGCACCTGGTCGAGAAGCATGCGCTGCGGCTCAAGAGCCGGATCAACCGGTTCGAATCCGCGGTGCTGGCACGGATCTCGATCATAGGCTTCTGGCGCAGGTCGCATGACGCGATCGAACTCGGCGTCACGCTCGGCAACAATCGCGTATCGGTCTGAGGCCGTGCCGGACTGCGGTGCGGGCCTGCGATGCAAGCCCGCCCGCGAAGGCGCCGCCTACAGCAGCGCATATTGCATGCGTTCGCGTTTTGCCAGCAGCGGCAGCGCCTCGCCCGCGATGTAGGTCTTGAAGTGGGCGCTGTCCTGATGCGCCTTGAACGCGGCCTCGTCGCGGAACAACTCGTAGAACAGGAACTGCCCCGGGTTGTCCTTGGCCCGCGAGATCAGGAATAGC from Bradyrhizobium genosp. L includes:
- a CDS encoding FAD-linked oxidase C-terminal domain-containing protein, yielding MSIMMPAADQAVLARRAEIVAALRAIVPGEGVIDSAAEMLAYESDGLTAYRQPPMVVVLPDTTEQVSRVLKYCQAQGIKVVPRGSGTSLSGGALPLADGVLLGLGKFKRIREIDFDNRVVVTEPGVTNLAISQAVAHAGFYYAPDPSSQIACSIGGNVAENSGGVHCLKYGMTTNNVLGCEIVLMNGEILRVGGKSAENCGYDLMGIITGSEGLLGVITEITVRILQKPETARALMVGFAQVEAAGECVAAIIGAGIIPGGMEMMDKPAIHAAEAFVHAGYPLDVEALLIIELDGPSVEVDELIKRVEAIAQGCGSTSCQISTSEAERNLFWAGRKAAFPAVGRISPDYLCMDGTIPRGALPKALARIRELSEKYGLGVANVFHAGDGNLHPLILYDANKPGEIEKAEAFGADILRCCVELGGVLTGEHGVGIEKRDLMGEMFTEIDLNQQQRLKCAFDAKGLLNPGKVFPTLHRCAELGRVHVHAGRLAFPEIPRF
- a CDS encoding putative quinol monooxygenase; this encodes MKHYATQKSISDAVDGGGLLIVAQWEAKPGEADKVAAILDRFLPEAQREAGVKLFLISRAKDNPGQFLFYELFRDEAAFKAHQDSAHFKTYIAGEALPLLAKRERMQYALL
- a CDS encoding acyltransferase family protein — protein: MFSLADQLALSRNRPAGFDYMRIALAAAIVCLHSLNVTVGFTRTLEILSSARIGVAMILALFFALSGFLVTGSLLRCRSLISFLGLRLLRIGPALAVETTLSAIVIGPLFTELPLAQYFADPKFAHYFRNIVGDIHYQLPGVFLHNPMADVVNAQLWTVPYELWCYIILAALAAATICFSRALYLAFLGCAQVGLVAYALLYPSEPSIQLAPHLLVFCFLAGVGFHLWRDKTPFNRTTFLFALVVCAACLTMRSIEVLAPVPAAYVACYLGALNPRRSWIVSSGDYSYGIFLYGFAIQQCVAAFGTPVRHWYLNILISLPICFCVAFASWHLVEKHALRLKSRINRFESAVLARISIIGFWRRSHDAIELGVTLGNNRVSV